The following proteins are co-located in the Dromiciops gliroides isolate mDroGli1 chromosome 2, mDroGli1.pri, whole genome shotgun sequence genome:
- the SNX20 gene encoding sorting nexin-20, with the protein MENDQHPGSSGWNRHLDAHHGEKIETEAGAAAPLHPDTFSPRPEQDLNFSNDSSSNSSMTTKELQEYWRNEKRHWKPVKLLFEISSTRIAKKFSSKYVVYKIIVIQTGSFDSNKAILERRYSDFEVLQKSLLKNFSEEIEDIVFPKKYLTGNFTEEMISERKLAFKEYLSLLYSIRCVRSSREFIDFLTRAELKEAYGCLRAGQYIKALDIFIQVVPLQEKLTRHCPTLVIPSLCAMLVCHRDLECPAEAFEVGEKALLHLPTRSSHRYYVPLLEAMIHLAYMLGKDFVSLQEKLEESQLQKPPARGITLKELAVREYLH; encoded by the exons ATGGAGAATGACCAGCACCCTGGGAGTTCAGGCTGGAACAGACATCTTGATGCCCACCACGGAGAGAAGATAGAAACTGAAGCAGGAGCAGCTGCCCCACTCCATCCTGATACCTTCAGCCCAAGACCAGAGCAAGACTTGA ATTTCAGCAATGACTCAAGCTCCAACTCTTCCATGACCACAAAGGAGCTCCAGGAATATTGGAGGAATGAGAAACGCCACTGGAAACCAGTCAAACTGCTCTTTGAAATCTCATCCACCAGAATTGCAAAAAAATTTTCTTCCAAATATGTG gtgTATAAAATCATCGTCATCCAGACAGGGAGTTTTGACAGCAACAAAGCCATCTTGGAGAGGCGGTACTCCGACTTTGAGGTCCTCCAGAAAAGTCTCCTGAAGAATTTCagtgaagaaattgaagatatCGTCTTCCCTAAGAAATACTTGACAGGCAACTTCACAGAGGAGATGATCAGTGAGAGGAAGCTTGCCTTCAAGGAGTACCTGAGCCTTCTGTATTCCATCAGGTGCGTGCGCAGCTCCAGGGAGTTCATCGACTTCCTCACCAGAGCAGAGCTGAAGGAGGCCTATGGCTGCCTCAGGGCAGGACAGTACATCAAGGCCTTGGATATTTTTATCCAGGTGGTGCCCCTGCAGGAGAAACTCACCCGCCACTGCCCCACTCTGGTGATCCCTTCCCTATGTGCCATGCTGGTGTGCCACCGTGACCTGGAATGCCCTGCAGAGGCCTTTGAGGTGGGTGAGAAGGCCCTTCTCCACTTGCCCACCCGCTCTAGTCACAGGTACTATGTCCCATTGCTGGAGGCTATGATCCACCTGGCCTACATGCTGGGGAAGGACTTTGTGTCTTTGCAGGAGAAGCTAGAAGAAAGCCAGCTCCAGAAGCCCCCAGCTAGAGGGATCACCTTGAAAGAGCTGGCTGTTCGAGAGTATCTACACTAA